One Kallotenue papyrolyticum genomic window carries:
- a CDS encoding pectate lyase, translated as MGYRTRPTSSWALFTGLLVLMLLSWRPTQAATLFSSDFNSGTATGWSTYNGTWTVISENGNGIWYQSSAEEGRAWAGDLAWSNYSVEADVRVIDWNGSNRIYVAGRWQDGNTFYAASLANTSSGTRLELRRKINGATSTIVSKNYPIATNTWYRVRLELSGNQLRLLINGVQQLATTDSSLSSGMIGLVAYKAAAQFDNVVVSDIVSGAPTPSATPSPTPRPSATPSPTPRPSATPSPTSPPAGSPTVVRETIVVAAGQVFDGNGRRFVADPSTLGDGSQSESQKPIFRLEAGATLRNVVIGAPAADGVHCYGNCTVENVVWEDVGEDALTLKQSGTVVIRGGAAYNADDKVFQINAPGTIQVLNFRADRAGKLIRQNGGTTYRVEMIIDGADISNMGECIARTDSSTSTVRMTNTRYHNVPRLFVGFAASNIYTANNTPY; from the coding sequence ATGGGTTACCGCACACGGCCCACATCCAGCTGGGCGCTGTTCACCGGCCTGTTGGTGTTGATGCTGCTAAGCTGGCGGCCAACGCAGGCAGCCACGCTCTTCAGCAGCGACTTCAACAGCGGCACGGCAACCGGCTGGAGCACGTACAATGGCACTTGGACGGTGATCAGCGAGAACGGTAACGGGATCTGGTATCAATCCAGCGCTGAGGAGGGTCGCGCCTGGGCAGGCGATCTGGCCTGGAGCAACTACAGCGTCGAGGCCGATGTACGCGTGATCGATTGGAACGGTTCCAATCGCATCTATGTTGCCGGACGCTGGCAGGATGGCAATACCTTCTACGCCGCATCGCTCGCCAACACCTCCAGCGGCACACGCCTGGAACTGCGGCGCAAGATCAACGGCGCCACGTCAACCATCGTCAGCAAGAATTACCCGATCGCCACCAACACCTGGTACCGCGTCCGACTGGAGTTGAGCGGTAATCAGCTCCGGCTGCTGATCAACGGCGTCCAGCAGCTCGCCACTACCGACTCCAGCCTGAGCAGCGGAATGATCGGCTTGGTCGCCTACAAGGCCGCTGCCCAATTCGACAATGTTGTTGTGAGCGACATAGTGAGCGGCGCGCCGACACCCAGCGCGACGCCCAGCCCAACGCCGCGGCCCAGCGCGACGCCCAGCCCAACACCGCGGCCCAGCGCGACGCCCAGCCCCACCTCCCCACCGGCGGGCAGTCCTACAGTCGTGCGCGAGACGATCGTGGTGGCAGCCGGACAGGTCTTCGACGGCAACGGACGACGCTTCGTCGCCGATCCCAGCACGCTGGGCGATGGCAGTCAATCCGAGTCGCAGAAGCCGATCTTTCGGCTGGAAGCCGGCGCCACGCTGCGCAATGTGGTGATCGGCGCGCCTGCCGCCGATGGCGTGCACTGCTACGGCAACTGCACGGTTGAAAACGTGGTCTGGGAAGATGTCGGCGAAGACGCGCTGACCCTCAAGCAGTCCGGCACGGTTGTGATCCGCGGCGGTGCCGCCTACAACGCCGATGACAAGGTCTTCCAGATCAACGCCCCCGGCACGATCCAGGTGCTGAACTTCCGCGCCGATCGCGCCGGCAAGCTGATCCGCCAGAACGGCGGCACGACCTACCGCGTAGAGATGATCATCGATGGCGCGGATATCTCCAACATGGGCGAGTGCATTGCGCGTACCGACAGCAGCACCAGCACCGTGCGCATGACCAACACGCGCTACCATAACGTGCCACGTCTGTTTGTCGGCTTCGCGGCATCGAATATCTACACCGCCAATAACACGCCCTACTAA
- a CDS encoding LacI family DNA-binding transcriptional regulator has protein sequence MPAITLQDIARRAGVSAATVSRVLRRQGPASDPTAARILQIARELNYTPRVGASARLQHGTIGMAIASAGPSLQQDSFFAEVVAGASAEADRRELSLSVAPLPADPSVELGLLRRGRIDGLIVGGVPIADEYIAALRSAPVPLVWIGRYASPEPLTYVAPDNVEGGRLAARHLVELGHRRIAVLSGPADVNTFKDRLHGVHDVLGALEDTVFLPQAHFDERAGYQATAALLNQGEQPTAILALSDWMAIGALRALRERGLRVPQDVSLVGYSNLPAVELLDPPLTTVHVPQRQLGALAVHLLHARITGAISLPVGMIVPVELKVRASSAPPTEKSDA, from the coding sequence ATGCCAGCGATTACGCTTCAGGATATCGCCAGACGCGCCGGCGTCTCCGCCGCTACCGTTTCGCGCGTCTTGCGCCGCCAAGGCCCTGCCAGCGACCCTACCGCTGCGCGCATTCTGCAGATCGCCCGCGAACTGAACTATACTCCCCGCGTCGGCGCCAGCGCTCGTCTGCAGCATGGCACGATCGGCATGGCGATCGCCAGCGCTGGGCCAAGCCTGCAACAAGACAGCTTTTTTGCAGAAGTTGTTGCAGGCGCTAGCGCCGAAGCCGACCGCCGCGAACTGAGTCTCTCGGTCGCACCGCTGCCTGCCGATCCCTCGGTCGAGCTGGGGCTGCTGCGCCGCGGGCGCATCGACGGGCTGATCGTCGGTGGTGTGCCGATCGCCGATGAGTACATCGCCGCGCTGCGCAGCGCGCCCGTGCCGCTGGTCTGGATCGGGCGCTACGCCTCACCGGAACCGTTGACCTACGTCGCGCCGGACAATGTTGAGGGTGGACGTCTAGCGGCGCGTCACCTGGTCGAGCTGGGTCATCGCCGTATCGCGGTACTGAGCGGACCTGCCGACGTCAACACCTTCAAAGATCGCCTGCATGGCGTGCACGACGTCCTGGGCGCCCTGGAAGATACCGTCTTCCTGCCACAGGCCCATTTCGACGAGCGCGCCGGCTACCAAGCCACGGCTGCGCTGCTGAATCAGGGTGAGCAGCCTACGGCCATCCTGGCGCTGAGCGACTGGATGGCGATCGGCGCGCTGCGCGCCTTGCGTGAACGCGGCCTGCGCGTACCGCAGGATGTATCGCTGGTCGGCTATTCTAATCTGCCCGCCGTCGAACTGCTCGATCCACCACTGACAACGGTGCACGTTCCCCAGCGGCAACTTGGCGCGCTGGCCGTACACCTCTTGCACGCACGCATCACCGGCGCGATCAGTTTGCCGGTCGGCATGATTGTGCCGGTCGAACTCAAGGTGCGCGCCTCGAGCGCTCCGCCGACGGAGAAGAGCGATGCCTGA
- a CDS encoding FAD-dependent oxidoreductase, protein MPDYDVIVCGGGPAGVTAALAAARNGAHTLLIERYGFVGGSSTAALVYPWMTFHTARGEQVIGGLAQELVDRLIERGASPGHLRDTIGFVHTLTPFDPEAYKALADELLAAAGVELLYHTQITGVAVDGARIEGLQLWNKSGHHTLTARIYIDSTGDGDVAAAAGVPFVLGRRADGRTQPMTMNFVMGGVDLEAVIAYMRAHPEDFHAGSLIDELDRLPLTGVSGFFSAWQRHAPPNVPRDRVLFFVGLRPDEVRVNTSRILDRDGTNAWDLAAAEREGRQQVHALVEFCRAHLPGFAHSYLSHTPTQVGVRETRHLRGRYTLSGADVVAARRFPDAIARSGYPIDIHDPSGAALESRDIAGGDAYDIPFRCLLPEGIDNLLLNGRCISTTHTAFSSARLTPSCMAIGQAAGTAAALALRRRCLPAALEMAELQAQLRRQGALL, encoded by the coding sequence ATGCCTGACTACGATGTGATCGTCTGTGGCGGCGGCCCGGCGGGGGTCACCGCCGCGCTGGCGGCTGCCCGCAACGGCGCGCACACGCTACTGATCGAGCGCTACGGCTTTGTCGGTGGATCATCCACCGCCGCGCTAGTCTATCCCTGGATGACCTTCCACACCGCCCGCGGCGAGCAGGTGATCGGCGGCCTCGCCCAGGAGCTGGTTGACCGGCTGATCGAGCGCGGCGCCTCGCCCGGCCATCTGCGCGACACGATCGGCTTTGTGCATACGCTCACGCCCTTCGATCCAGAAGCCTACAAAGCTCTGGCCGACGAACTGCTGGCTGCGGCCGGTGTCGAACTGCTCTACCACACCCAGATCACCGGCGTTGCCGTGGACGGCGCGCGCATCGAGGGTCTGCAGCTCTGGAACAAGAGTGGCCACCACACGCTCACCGCCCGGATCTACATCGACTCGACCGGCGATGGCGATGTGGCCGCGGCAGCCGGCGTGCCCTTTGTGCTGGGGCGTCGCGCCGATGGCCGTACCCAACCTATGACCATGAACTTCGTCATGGGCGGCGTCGATCTGGAAGCCGTGATCGCCTACATGCGCGCGCATCCCGAAGATTTTCACGCCGGCAGCCTGATCGACGAACTGGACCGCCTGCCGCTCACCGGCGTGTCGGGCTTCTTCTCGGCCTGGCAACGCCACGCGCCGCCCAACGTGCCGCGCGACCGCGTGCTCTTCTTTGTTGGCCTGCGTCCCGATGAGGTGCGTGTCAACACCAGCCGCATCTTGGACCGTGACGGCACCAATGCCTGGGATCTCGCGGCGGCCGAACGCGAGGGCCGCCAACAGGTGCACGCCCTGGTGGAGTTCTGCCGCGCGCACCTGCCCGGCTTTGCCCATAGCTACCTGAGCCATACCCCGACGCAGGTCGGCGTGCGCGAGACGCGCCATCTCCGCGGACGCTACACCCTGAGCGGCGCGGATGTCGTCGCGGCGCGGCGCTTCCCCGACGCGATCGCGCGTAGCGGCTATCCGATCGACATCCATGATCCCAGCGGCGCAGCGCTGGAAAGTCGTGATATCGCAGGAGGTGACGCCTACGACATCCCCTTCCGTTGTCTGCTGCCCGAAGGCATCGACAACCTGTTGCTGAACGGGCGGTGCATCTCGACGACCCATACGGCTTTTTCCTCGGCACGCCTCACGCCGAGCTGCATGGCCATCGGTCAGGCGGCAGGCACAGCGGCAGCCCTGGCGCTGCGCCGGCGCTGTCTGCCTGCCGCGCTGGAGATGGCTGAGCTGCAGGCCCAGCTCCGACGCCAGGGCGCGCTGCTGTAA
- a CDS encoding ABC transporter substrate-binding protein, with amino-acid sequence MNAWSSRWSTFAALLTVLMLLAACGAPASTAQPSPAAATAAAPSAPSAPSPATSPAATAAPSPAPADTPSPAATSAAAADGEVVGVKPQGDGKLTLWVAGNSPDIQEAFNTVVATFEQNNPGFDVEVQFVPWGELSTKLTTAFAGNVGPDLFMHGVAASAGFMARDQIEDLTPYFAELPDRDDFLPNLIDAAKVDGKLAMLPVQVTNYLLIYRKDLYREAGFNPDQPPTTWDALIEISQKLTQRDAAGITRAGLHMPADDPASVEMQYAPMLWSEGGELLTPDGKRAAFNSEAGLRALQRYVDLFHKHQVASIAELPGDPQVSAIGRGAAAQLISGQFELASVKKADPAIYEQIGVALPPAGASGKPVTMSSFSGFMMNKNAKNKADAWTLLRHIVSPSSLTVIDATSLFLPPRVSLQAAEFVTSDPLFQAFAEHLAYGRGNPNIPQWVEVRNALSEQLIAAIHQQVSPAEALATAEQRVNEILSK; translated from the coding sequence ATGAACGCCTGGTCGTCCCGCTGGAGCACGTTTGCGGCACTGCTCACCGTCCTGATGCTGCTCGCGGCCTGTGGCGCGCCCGCGTCGACCGCGCAGCCCTCGCCGGCAGCAGCGACCGCGGCAGCACCCTCCGCGCCCTCCGCTCCATCTCCCGCCACCTCGCCCGCGGCGACCGCCGCGCCGTCCCCTGCGCCAGCAGACACACCGTCACCTGCGGCCACGTCCGCCGCTGCTGCCGATGGCGAAGTCGTCGGCGTCAAGCCGCAGGGCGATGGCAAGCTCACGCTCTGGGTTGCGGGCAACAGCCCTGATATTCAGGAAGCCTTCAACACCGTCGTCGCCACCTTCGAGCAGAACAATCCCGGCTTCGATGTCGAGGTCCAGTTCGTGCCCTGGGGCGAGCTCTCGACCAAGCTGACCACCGCCTTCGCCGGCAACGTCGGGCCTGACCTGTTCATGCACGGTGTGGCCGCCAGCGCCGGCTTCATGGCCCGCGATCAGATCGAGGACCTAACGCCCTACTTCGCCGAGCTGCCCGACCGGGATGACTTCCTACCCAACCTGATCGACGCAGCTAAGGTGGATGGCAAGCTAGCGATGCTGCCGGTGCAGGTCACCAACTACCTGCTGATCTACCGCAAGGATCTCTATCGCGAGGCCGGCTTCAACCCCGATCAGCCGCCGACGACCTGGGATGCGTTGATCGAGATCAGCCAAAAGCTGACGCAGCGCGATGCTGCCGGCATTACCCGCGCCGGGCTGCACATGCCCGCCGACGATCCGGCCAGCGTCGAGATGCAGTACGCGCCGATGCTGTGGAGCGAGGGCGGCGAACTACTCACGCCCGACGGCAAGCGCGCCGCGTTCAACAGCGAGGCGGGCCTGCGCGCGCTGCAGCGGTATGTCGATCTGTTCCATAAGCACCAGGTCGCCTCGATCGCCGAGCTGCCGGGCGATCCCCAGGTATCGGCCATCGGTCGCGGCGCGGCGGCGCAACTGATCAGCGGTCAGTTCGAGCTGGCCAGCGTCAAAAAGGCCGATCCTGCGATCTACGAGCAGATCGGCGTGGCGCTCCCGCCCGCCGGTGCCAGCGGCAAGCCGGTGACGATGTCCTCGTTCAGCGGCTTCATGATGAACAAGAACGCCAAAAACAAGGCCGATGCCTGGACGCTGCTGCGGCACATCGTCAGCCCGTCGAGCCTGACGGTGATCGATGCGACCTCGCTGTTCCTGCCGCCGCGCGTCTCGCTGCAAGCGGCGGAGTTCGTCACCAGCGATCCGCTCTTCCAGGCCTTTGCCGAGCACCTGGCCTATGGCCGCGGCAATCCCAACATCCCGCAGTGGGTTGAGGTGCGCAACGCGCTCTCCGAGCAGTTGATCGCCGCGATCCATCAGCAGGTATCGCCCGCCGAAGCGCTAGCGACTGCCGAGCAGCGCGTCAACGAGATCCTGAGCAAGTAG
- a CDS encoding carbohydrate ABC transporter permease, giving the protein MTTLIHKAIAAPRSRRLAPRTRHALWAYLFITPLLLYFVVWIALPVLAAFALSFTDYDTARATWVGLSNYRAALSRPEVRHALANTLQFGVELIPLNMAISLGLALLVDRQLRGIALFRTAYYLPVLTSLVVAGIVWTALYDLRTGPINALLRLVGLPPQQWLKDPALALHAVVLVRVWKGVGYNMMVFLAGLQTIPQTLYEAAMIDGANAWQRFRHVTWPMLRPTTFYIFVLACISAFQVFGEIYVMTKGGPAGATKTLIYLIYEQAFQYTNMGYASALAFVLFLIVGALAIFNLVWLSRRVDYER; this is encoded by the coding sequence ATGACCACCCTGATCCACAAGGCGATCGCCGCGCCGCGCAGCCGACGCTTGGCGCCGCGCACCCGTCACGCGCTGTGGGCCTACCTGTTTATCACGCCCTTGCTGCTCTACTTCGTCGTGTGGATCGCGCTACCCGTGCTGGCTGCCTTCGCGCTCAGCTTCACCGACTACGATACCGCGCGCGCCACCTGGGTGGGCCTGAGCAACTACCGCGCGGCGTTGAGCCGCCCGGAGGTGCGCCATGCCCTGGCCAACACGCTTCAGTTCGGCGTCGAGCTGATCCCGCTCAACATGGCGATCTCGCTCGGTCTGGCGCTGCTGGTCGACCGCCAGCTACGCGGCATTGCGCTGTTCCGCACCGCCTACTACCTGCCGGTGCTGACCTCACTGGTCGTCGCCGGCATCGTTTGGACCGCGCTCTACGACCTGCGCACCGGTCCGATCAACGCCCTGCTGCGGCTGGTGGGGCTGCCACCGCAGCAGTGGCTGAAGGATCCCGCGCTGGCGCTGCACGCCGTGGTGCTGGTGCGCGTCTGGAAGGGTGTGGGCTACAACATGATGGTCTTTCTGGCCGGCCTGCAGACCATCCCGCAGACGCTCTACGAGGCGGCGATGATCGATGGCGCCAACGCCTGGCAGCGCTTCCGCCACGTTACCTGGCCGATGCTGCGCCCGACTACCTTTTACATCTTTGTGCTGGCCTGCATCAGCGCGTTTCAGGTCTTCGGCGAGATCTACGTCATGACCAAGGGCGGGCCGGCCGGCGCGACCAAAACGCTGATCTACCTGATCTACGAACAGGCCTTCCAGTACACCAACATGGGCTACGCCAGTGCGCTGGCGTTTGTGTTGTTCCTGATCGTCGGCGCGCTCGCCATCTTCAACCTGGTCTGGCTGAGCCGCCGCGTGGATTATGAACGATGA
- a CDS encoding carbohydrate ABC transporter permease produces MIASASLPNARRWLRGLALYLTLIAIACVLVLPFYWMIATAFKTSAEIYAPRLVWIPSSLTLENFRKALAAAPFGLYARNTLLVASLITATTLFFCALAGYAFGRMRFWGRETLFTILILAMVLPGEVTLIPRFLIARHFPLFGGNNLLGQGGTGLIDSFAGIVLPQLMSVFGVFLLRQFFRTLPNDLEDAARIDGASEWGIFWRVMLPLAKPALATLGIFTFTGIWDEFVWPLVILNDPDKYMVQLGLSVFFSEHAVDWGPLMAASTLISLPVIMVFLGGQRFIVKGIATTGLKG; encoded by the coding sequence ATGATCGCCTCTGCCTCGTTGCCTAACGCGCGCAGGTGGCTGCGCGGGCTGGCGCTCTACCTGACGCTAATCGCCATCGCCTGTGTGCTGGTGCTGCCGTTCTACTGGATGATCGCCACCGCCTTCAAGACCAGCGCCGAGATCTATGCCCCGCGCCTGGTGTGGATCCCGTCAAGCTTGACGCTGGAGAACTTCCGCAAGGCCCTGGCGGCCGCGCCCTTCGGCCTATACGCGCGCAACACGCTCCTGGTCGCCAGCCTGATCACCGCTACGACGCTGTTCTTCTGCGCGCTGGCCGGCTATGCCTTTGGCCGCATGCGCTTCTGGGGCCGCGAAACGCTCTTTACGATCCTGATCCTGGCAATGGTGCTGCCGGGCGAGGTCACGCTGATCCCGCGCTTTCTGATCGCCCGGCACTTTCCGCTCTTCGGCGGCAACAACCTGCTGGGCCAGGGCGGCACCGGGCTGATCGATAGCTTCGCCGGCATCGTGCTGCCGCAGTTGATGAGCGTCTTCGGCGTGTTCCTGCTGCGTCAGTTCTTCCGCACGCTGCCCAACGATCTGGAGGATGCCGCGCGCATCGATGGCGCGTCGGAGTGGGGCATCTTCTGGCGCGTGATGTTGCCGCTGGCCAAGCCGGCGCTGGCCACGCTCGGCATCTTCACCTTCACCGGCATCTGGGATGAGTTCGTCTGGCCGCTGGTGATCCTTAACGATCCCGATAAATATATGGTCCAGCTCGGTCTGTCGGTCTTTTTCAGCGAGCATGCCGTGGACTGGGGGCCACTCATGGCGGCGTCGACGTTGATCAGCCTGCCGGTGATCATGGTGTTTCTGGGTGGACAACGCTTCATCGTTAAAGGCATCGCGACGACCGGCCTGAAGGGTTGA
- a CDS encoding DUF4127 family protein: protein MTHRLIALLPLDDRPPTLLFPQRIAAIAGLEVLTPPRVLLGRFLEPGDRAALAGWLEAVARTADALVIAVDMLAYGGLIASRDPRWTLEEALRAVALLPRLRQAHPTLPILAASVIMRISITSSGAHLRQHYLDLIRYSELHYLVTAQGRSDLQPELERLRAALPPAILEGYQAARRRNHALNLQMLTYRATGVLDALLLLQEDASAAGPHLLEQQALRARAEELGIGPAVPIYPGADEGTQTLLARLINAARAPRFALRWSSPTGAAQIAPFEDRPLRETVQAHISAAGGQCVATDDAADVVLWVHSPCSATETQAAAQNIAQLIDAGQAVALADVHHPNGADPVLVQALADRGVLPRLIAYAGWNTAGNTLGTTIAHASAWCCAQQQGLPARLRAAHERFLFERYVDDWGYQSVVRPALEAELRARGSDALNLGQEAGAVEALVRERLGAWAQALWRSGGWAGAPPALDIRLPWPRTFEVEVTAYD, encoded by the coding sequence ATGACGCATCGATTGATTGCGCTGTTGCCGCTGGACGATCGCCCGCCGACGCTGCTCTTTCCGCAGCGCATCGCGGCGATCGCTGGCCTGGAGGTCCTGACGCCGCCGCGCGTGCTGCTAGGTCGCTTTCTTGAGCCGGGGGATCGCGCCGCGCTGGCCGGCTGGCTTGAGGCTGTGGCACGCACCGCCGATGCGCTGGTAATCGCGGTGGATATGCTGGCCTACGGCGGCCTGATCGCCTCGCGCGATCCACGCTGGACGCTGGAAGAAGCGCTGCGCGCCGTGGCGCTGCTGCCGCGCCTGCGTCAGGCACATCCCACGCTGCCAATCCTGGCTGCCAGCGTGATCATGCGCATCTCGATCACCTCCTCCGGCGCTCACCTACGTCAGCACTACCTTGATCTGATCCGCTATTCGGAGCTGCACTATCTGGTCACCGCGCAGGGACGCTCCGATTTGCAACCAGAGCTGGAGCGCCTGCGCGCGGCGCTGCCACCCGCAATCCTCGAAGGGTACCAGGCAGCTCGCCGCCGCAACCATGCTCTCAACCTGCAGATGCTGACCTACCGCGCCACGGGCGTGCTCGACGCGCTGCTGCTGCTCCAGGAAGATGCCAGTGCTGCCGGGCCGCATCTGCTCGAACAGCAGGCGCTGCGCGCGCGCGCCGAGGAGCTGGGCATCGGCCCCGCGGTGCCGATCTATCCCGGCGCCGACGAAGGCACGCAAACGCTGCTCGCGCGGCTGATCAACGCGGCGCGCGCCCCACGCTTCGCGCTGCGCTGGAGTTCGCCGACCGGCGCGGCACAGATCGCGCCCTTCGAGGATCGGCCCCTGCGCGAGACCGTGCAGGCCCATATCAGCGCCGCCGGCGGGCAGTGCGTCGCCACAGACGACGCGGCCGATGTGGTGCTGTGGGTGCACAGCCCTTGTTCTGCCACCGAGACACAGGCTGCGGCGCAGAACATCGCGCAACTGATCGACGCCGGACAGGCGGTTGCCCTTGCCGATGTCCACCACCCCAACGGCGCCGATCCCGTCTTGGTGCAGGCATTGGCTGACCGCGGCGTGTTGCCCCGCCTGATCGCCTACGCCGGCTGGAACACCGCCGGCAACACGCTGGGCACGACCATCGCGCACGCCTCGGCCTGGTGTTGCGCGCAGCAGCAGGGACTGCCGGCGCGCTTGCGTGCGGCGCACGAGCGCTTCCTCTTCGAGCGCTATGTGGACGATTGGGGCTACCAGAGCGTTGTCCGTCCGGCGCTGGAGGCTGAGCTGCGCGCGCGGGGCAGCGATGCGCTGAATCTGGGCCAGGAAGCCGGCGCGGTTGAAGCGCTTGTGCGCGAGCGGCTCGGCGCCTGGGCACAGGCGCTCTGGCGCAGCGGCGGCTGGGCAGGCGCGCCGCCCGCGCTCGACATTCGCCTGCCCTGGCCGCGTACCTTTGAAGTTGAAGTGACCGCGTACGATTGA
- a CDS encoding serine hydrolase, protein MRHRLVPLWATLLAALLPAVLHAQPQAPATVGERAINAAPPNFAIGLRWAGDDAPVSNGAAQRTWTWGPQILRSGLEPYAEAPGGQRAVWYFDKGRMEITHPDADPDSRWYVSSGLLARELISGRVQLGDQLSEQRAPAAVPVAGDDDAPIATTLTYRDLAPLVTLDGDAQRAPPRTAAPITERFTPGSGLASDPALAAYDARIGAYDAVTGHNLAAVFSAALPTDELLYLAGRPLSEPFWATLPLNRRPTEVLIQVFERRVLTYTPANPAAWRVEWGNVGRHYAAWRYGQAEDGAPLDALAALETPPELRPLAELSPAAAALVAEAGNSVGVAVLDLQRNLLYGANAADSFAMFSTAKVPIMLGVLQAAQREQRALSAHEARLLRSMIQVSSNDAASALYPSAGGPAGLNAYLRTLGLEQVRMAPAWGDSRATPQAMTRLLARLARCTILSAELCHQALELMRGVTPSQRWGVSAGAPADAAVALKNGWYPTADGWAINSVGYVKSRTARYTIAIYTRGNASMQAGIARVEAISRELATAFR, encoded by the coding sequence ATGCGTCACCGTCTCGTTCCATTGTGGGCGACCCTGCTGGCCGCGCTGCTGCCGGCGGTGCTCCACGCGCAGCCACAAGCACCCGCCACCGTGGGCGAGCGCGCGATCAACGCTGCGCCACCCAACTTCGCGATCGGCCTGCGCTGGGCCGGCGACGACGCGCCGGTCAGCAACGGCGCCGCGCAACGCACCTGGACCTGGGGGCCGCAGATCCTGCGCAGCGGCTTGGAGCCCTACGCCGAAGCGCCCGGCGGCCAACGCGCGGTCTGGTACTTCGACAAGGGCCGCATGGAGATCACCCATCCCGACGCCGATCCCGACAGCCGCTGGTACGTCAGCTCCGGGCTGCTGGCGCGCGAGCTGATCAGCGGCCGCGTGCAGCTCGGCGATCAGCTCAGCGAGCAGCGCGCGCCGGCGGCTGTGCCGGTTGCCGGCGACGACGACGCGCCGATCGCCACGACGCTCACCTACCGCGACCTCGCGCCGCTGGTCACGCTCGACGGCGACGCGCAGCGTGCGCCACCCCGCACCGCCGCGCCGATCACCGAGCGCTTCACGCCGGGCAGCGGGCTGGCTTCCGATCCCGCGCTGGCGGCTTATGACGCGCGCATCGGCGCCTACGATGCCGTGACCGGCCACAATCTGGCCGCGGTCTTCAGCGCCGCACTGCCCACCGACGAGCTGCTCTACCTGGCCGGACGTCCGCTGAGCGAGCCCTTCTGGGCCACGCTGCCGCTCAACCGCCGGCCGACCGAGGTGCTGATCCAGGTCTTCGAGCGACGCGTGCTAACCTACACGCCCGCCAATCCGGCCGCCTGGCGCGTCGAGTGGGGCAACGTCGGACGGCACTACGCCGCCTGGCGCTACGGCCAGGCCGAGGATGGCGCGCCGCTCGATGCGCTGGCAGCGCTGGAGACCCCGCCCGAACTCCGTCCGCTGGCAGAACTGTCGCCCGCGGCAGCCGCGCTGGTTGCGGAAGCCGGCAACAGCGTGGGCGTGGCCGTCCTCGATCTGCAGCGCAACCTGCTGTACGGCGCCAACGCAGCAGACTCCTTCGCCATGTTCAGCACCGCCAAAGTACCGATCATGCTGGGCGTGCTCCAAGCAGCGCAGCGCGAGCAGCGCGCGCTCAGCGCCCACGAAGCGCGCCTGCTGCGCAGCATGATCCAGGTCAGCAGCAACGATGCCGCCTCGGCGCTCTACCCCAGCGCTGGCGGTCCCGCCGGGCTGAACGCCTACCTGCGCACGCTCGGTCTGGAGCAGGTGCGCATGGCCCCCGCTTGGGGCGACAGCCGCGCCACACCGCAGGCCATGACGCGCCTGCTGGCCCGGCTGGCGCGCTGCACGATCCTGTCCGCCGAGCTGTGCCACCAGGCGCTGGAGCTCATGCGCGGGGTAACGCCCTCCCAGCGCTGGGGCGTCAGCGCGGGCGCGCCCGCCGATGCTGCGGTGGCGCTCAAAAACGGCTGGTATCCCACGGCCGATGGCTGGGCGATCAACTCGGTCGGCTACGTCAAGAGCCGCACCGCGCGCTACACCATCGCGATCTACACACGCGGCAATGCCTCGATGCAGGCCGGTATCGCGCGCGTTGAAGCCATCAGCCGGGAGCTGGCCACCGCGTTTCGCTGA
- a CDS encoding PspC domain-containing protein, producing the protein MSQTTLPRLRRSLEERMIAGVCGGLARYFQIDPTLVRLGWVLFTLLGGSGVLAYLIAWALIPDESGRRTALPLMILLLLITLALVPMFCFMCLMFLGMIFG; encoded by the coding sequence ATGTCTCAGACAACATTGCCACGTCTGCGCCGCTCGCTCGAAGAGCGCATGATCGCCGGTGTCTGTGGCGGTCTGGCGCGCTATTTCCAGATCGATCCCACGCTGGTGCGCCTGGGCTGGGTGCTGTTCACGCTGCTGGGTGGCTCGGGCGTGCTGGCCTACCTGATCGCCTGGGCGCTCATCCCGGATGAGAGCGGCCGGCGCACCGCGCTGCCGCTGATGATCCTGCTACTGCTGATCACACTGGCGCTGGTGCCCATGTTCTGCTTCATGTGCTTGATGTTCCTTGGCATGATCTTCGGCTAG